A single region of the Triticum dicoccoides isolate Atlit2015 ecotype Zavitan chromosome 2B, WEW_v2.0, whole genome shotgun sequence genome encodes:
- the LOC119362550 gene encoding uncharacterized protein LOC119362550 yields MRRSTTQRPGPRRGAGGKPGSRVQVAVKPDRLSALPDALLHRIMSSLKAWEAVRTCVLARRWRHLWASAPCVDLRLHHSSGRDADPPEEFRHFVHRLFLLRDASAPVGTLRLRSGDEDAGYDEDDASAWIRAAINRNARVIHLAGHRLEIASLDRVQFVSCHLKVLKLSYARLNDRILKQLSSSCTSLEELDLKDCLVTGPGIVSASLKTLIMLKCKINCAFSIAAPNLLLLRLTTPYVRVPSFKNLGSLVTGTIILDDSFLGDDFEHISDEDDCDGTTDDDGDESDDNDWTESSKIHDDSSLGDDFGYDHFIRFGYGHTFAEESYTHGHYKDNFDYGSDINSDDNTCEYSEIANDAKYGYKGAKLSSENGNYGGNRECNGRKILGGRHILGSLSSARTLELLTDAGEVVLSRELNMCPTFDNLKTLSLGEWCMAADFDALIFLLQHSPNIQKLFLQLKINFNTRKASETGIKLQGRSFTCKDLQMVKITCSKDDGRVHKLANLFRENGIPLKKIYVRRSGSAYLRSQKQMKEFARRELEFWGM; encoded by the exons ATGCGCCGGAGCACCACCCAGCGCCCGGGGCCGCGCCGCGGCGCCGGCGGGAAGCCCGGCTCCCGCGTCCAGGTCGCCGTGAAGCCCGACCGCCTCAGCGCCCTCCCGGACGCGCTCCTGCACCGCATCATGTCGTCCCTCAAGGCGTGGGAGGCGGTCCGCACCTGCGTGCTCGCGCGCCGGTGGCGCCACCTCTGGGCGTCCGCGCCCTGCGTCGACCTCCGCCTGCACCACTCCTCCGGCCGCGACGCCGACCCGCCGGAGGAGTTCCGCCACTTCGTgcaccgcctcttcctcctccgcgaCGCGTCGGCGCCCGTGGGCACGCTCCGCCTGCGGTCCGGCGACGAGGACGCGGGCTACGACGAGGACGACGCCAGCGCGTGGATCAGGGCCGCCATCAACCGCAACGCGCGGGTCATCCATCTCGCTGGGCATCGCTTGGAGATCGCGTCGTTGGACCGCGTGCAGTTCGTCTCCTGCCACCTCAAGGTGCTGAAGCTGTCGTATGCCAGGCTCAACGACAGGATCCTCAAGCAGCTCTCTTCTAGCTGCACGTCTTTGGAGGAGCTGGATCTGAAGGATTGCCTGGTGACAGGCCCTGGGATTGTGTCTGCCTCTTTGAAGACTTTAATCATGCTCAAATGCAAGATCAACTGCGCCTTCTCCATTGCTGCTCCGAACCTCCTACTTCTGCGCCTCACCACACCTTACGTCCGAGTCCCATCGTTCAAGAACTTGGGGTCACTGGTCACAGGCACTATCATACTTGATGACTCTTTCTTGGGTGATGACTTTGAACACATCAGTGATGAAGATGACTGTGATGGAACTACTGATGACGACGGGGATGAGAgcgatgataatgattggacagagAGCTCTAAGATTCATGATGACTCTTCCTTGGGTGATGATTTTGGATATGATCATTTTATAAGGTTTGGATATGGACATACTTTTGCTGAAGAAAGTTACACGCACGGTCATTACAAGGATAATTTTGATTATGGTAGTGATATCAATAGCGATGACAATACCTGTGAATACAGTGAGATTGCAAATGATGCAAAGTATGGCTACAAAGGGGCCAAGCTTTCCAGTGAAAATGGTAACTATGGTGGAAACAGAGAATGCAATGGCAGGAAGATTTTAGGTGGACGTCATATTCTTGGGTCTCTTTCAAGTGCTAGAACTTTGGAGTTGTTGACTGATGCTGGAGAG GTGGTTCTGAGTAGGGAACTGAATATGTGTCCAACTTTTGACAACCTGAAGACCCTGTCCCTTGGCGAATGGTGTATGGCTGCAGACTTTGATGCATTAATTTTCTTGCTGCAGCACTCACCTAATATACAGAAGCTCTTTCTCCAACTTAAAATT AACTTCAATACCAGAAAGGCATCAGAAACAGGTATCAAACTACAGGGAAGATCATTTACTTGCAAAGACCTTCAAATGGTGAAGATTACATGCTCAAAGGATGATGGGAGAGTCCATAAGTTGGCAAATTTGTTTAGGGAAAATGGAATACCCCTCAAGAAAATTTATGTCCGCCGCAGTGGGAGTGCTT ATCTCCGTAGCCAGAAGCAGATGAAAGAATTCGCCAGGCGTGAACTGGAGTTTTGGGGGATGTAA